The genomic stretch TTAAAGTGAAGATCCGCAACCAGGCGGCAGTAGAAGTGGTAGGCACGCATTTCAATGTGAACGCATACGAAGACGAAAATACTATCCAGACAACATTATTGCAGGGGGCTGTGAAAGTGATTTCAGAGGCGGCCGGGACAACAGCAAGTCCCCTGCAAAATTCTGTACTGCTGAAGCCGGGACAGCAGGCCCGTATTGCCGGCAACGGCCAGGCAGCTTCCGGTATCAGCATCCAGGAACAGGTGAACCTGGACCAGGTGATGGCCTGGAAGAACGGCCTTTTCAATTTTGAGGATGCCAGCCTCAAAGAAGTGATGAACCAGCTGGAACGCTGGTACGATATAGAAGTGGTGTATGAGAAAGGGATCCCGGCTGTTCAGTTCGGCGGGGAGATGAGCCGCAACGTGCCTTTATCAGATGTGCTGGAAGCGCTCAAGGCCTGGAATATCCATTTCCGGATGGAATCCGGCAGAAAACTGGTGGTATTGCCCTGACCGGCACACCATATCAACTATACTTATCCGTTATCAGTCCTGTAGACCGCAACAAAAAGCCGGATTGGAGTGCCATCCTTTCCGGCGAAAAGTTATGGTCAACAGAAATTTCGCTCTTAGGGAATTTTTTATTAACCAAACCTGTACAAATGTATGAAAAAAACAACGATTGTGGACCGGTCGTATGAAGCTGGTATCCACGCGGTTATGCCTCTGGGCGAGCCGCTGGTCAGTGATTGCCTCCGGTTGCCTTCCCAATGCCTGCAGCCCGTTCAGAACAAGGGCCATCGTTCCCGCAGCATGGGAGAAAAAATCCTGATGGCAATGAAAATAACGACCTTGCTCATGCTCACTGTTTGCCTGCACGTAACTGCGGAAACGTCCTCGCAAACCATCACTTTGACAAGTGAACAGATGCCGCTCGTCAAAGTCTTCGCCGAGATCAAAAAACAGACCGGCTACGTGGTCTTTTATACCAAGGACCTGCTGCGAAATACCAGCCCGGCTTCCCTGGCTGTAAAGGACCTTGACCTGCGCAGTTTCATGGACCTGGTACTCAAAGACCAGCCCCTGAAATACAAGATCGCTGACAAGACCATCATCCTGCTGCACAAAGCGCCCCTCCTGTTCCCAACCCTGCCTGAACCTACCGAATTGGCCGCACCCGTACCGCCGCCGGCCCCCATCAAAGGACAGGTAACGGACGAAGAAGGAAAACCACTCAGCAATATCAGCGTGCTGATCAAAGGCACAGCCCATGGCACTTCCACCGATGAGAACGGCAATTTCTCTTTCCCCGATGTGAAGCCCGGTCAGACCCTGGTCTTCAGCTCCGTGGAAGTAGAGACCCGCGAGCTGAAAGTGACCAGTGGCCAGAGCACCCTCAACGTGACCCTGAAAAGAGCAGTGTCCGACCTGAACCAGGTGATTGTAGTAGGGTATGGCACCATGAAGAAAAGTGATGTGAACGCCGCCATCACTACGGTAAAGCCCAGCGACCTGGTAAAAGTATCCTCCCCTGATTTTTCCCAGATGCTGATGGGCCGCGCAGCCGGTGTTACCGTTACCCAGGGTACGGCCCAGCCCGGCGGCTCCCTGAATATCCTGGTGCGCGGCGCGCCCAGCACCGGCGCCGGTAACCAGCCCCTGTATGTGATTGACGGTTTCCCCGTAGTAGGCGACGGCGTATCGCCCGGCAGCGGCAACCAGTGGAATGCCGGCGGCCGCAGCCCGCTCAATGACATTAACCCCAATGACATTGCCAGTATTGAGATCCTGAAAGACGCCGCCGCCACCGCTATCTATGGCGCCCGCGGCGCCAGCGGCGTTATCCTGATCACCACCAAACGCGGTGGGGGCGGGCAGGCCAAGGTGGAATACAGTATGAACATGTCCACCCAGGAGGTGATCAAAAAACCTTCCCTGCTCACAGCTTCCGAATTCCTGAACGAAAGGGAGAAATACAATCACGAAACTTACCTCATCAATAATAAGCTGGGACCCTACGGTGATACCGATCCCGGTACCGTAGCGCCCTATACGCCGCTGTTCACCCCGGATGATATAACAGCAGCCGGCGCAGGCACCAACTGGTATAATCTTATGACCCAGCCCGGCATCGTGAACCAGCACAATATCACGGTGACGCAGGGTACCAAGACTTACAAGTCTCTGTTCTCCGTCAACTATTTTGACCAGCGCGGTGTGGTGAAGACCTCCGGTATCCAACGCCTCAGCCTCCGCTATAATTTTGACCAGGAGATCCGCCGCTGGTGGAATTATGGCGCATCGGCCATGGCCTCCCTGGTAACAGAAAAGAATGCCACCCTGGGCGGCGGCCGTGACGCCACGGCCGGAATCATTGAATCCGCCATGAACTATAGCCCGCTGGTAAAACCCCAGAAAACGATAGATGGATTCTGGATAGAAGATCCCAGCCAGGCCCTGCTCAATCACCCGCTTTCTTACCTGGACATTACGGATAAGACCAAGTCGAAACGTTTCATGACCTCCCTGTACACCAATGTCCATTTCCTCCAGGATGTACTCTGGGTAAAGCTTTCCGGCGGTATTGACGCCCGTAACGGGAAAAGGCAGAACTATTTCCCCCAGACCACTCGCTACGGCAGCCAGGTGGGTGGTGATGCCAATATCAACTCCGCTTCACGGGAAGATTACCTGGGTGAGGCCGTGCTGAACTTCCAGAAAAGCTTTGGCAGGAAACACAAGCTGCTCTCGCTGGCCGGCTATTCCTACCAGCAGCAGAACGATGAAGGCGTGTACGTGAATGCCAAACGCTTCACTTCCGACGCCCTCTACTATTACCGCATACAGGCCGGTGAGGAAAGACCTATTGTCAGCTCCTACAGGGGCCGCCACGTGCTGGCTTCCTATTTCACGAGGATGCAGTATTCCTTCGACCAGAAATACCTGTTCACCTTTTCCGCCCGCGTGGATGGGAGCGACCGGTTTGGCGCCAATAACAAATATGCTTTCTTCCCCTCCGCTGCCTTTGCCTGGAGGGCCATTGAAGAAGATTTTATACGAAATATAGACTGGGTCTCCGACCTGAAGCTCCGCGTCAGCGCCGGCCAGGTAGGTAATGAGAACCTGCCTAACAGCGCTGCTTATGCGCTCTATAGCTTCCAGGGCCAGAACTATTATTTCGACGGACAGGAAAACAAAGGCGTTACCCTTTCCAAGCTGGCCAATCCCAACCTGAGATGGGAAACCACCAGCGAGATCAACGTTGGTATGGATTTCGGCTTCCTGCGCAACCGCCTCAGCGGTAGCCTGGATGTGTTCTATAAAGAGGTGAGCGACCTGCTCAGCTACCGCACCCTGCCGCATTATTCCATTGTGTCCGGCGTTTACTCCAATGTAGGCAGGACCCAGAGCAAGGGCGTGGAACTTACCCTCCGAAGCATCAACCTGGAAGGACCGCTGCACTGGTCGTCCGCACTGACCTTTACCGCTTACCGCGACCGCTGGATGGAGCGTGATCCCAAAGTGATCCTGCGCCCCTATGAGTCCGGCACCGATCCCCTCAGCTCCGTGTTCACCCTGGTATCCGACGGTCTCAAGCAACCCGGCGAAGAAACACCGCATATGCCCGGCCTGCTGCCCGGCCAGATGAAATACCGGGACCTCAACGGCCGTGATGCAGACGGAAAGCTCACCGGCAAACCCGATGGCAGGATTGATGAAGCCGATGTGGTATACCTCGGCACCCGCGCCCCTAAATTTACCGTGGGCCTCAACAATACCCTGAGCTTCGGCAATTTTGACCTGAGCATGTTCTGGTATGCCGTGGTAGGGGCCTACAAACTGCCCGAGACCCGCATGGAACACAGTGTATTCGGCAGCTATGGTATCCAGCTCCTGCGTGATAACTATAATTTCCTCAGCGAGATCAAAGACAGGTGGAGCAGCGCCAATCCGAATGCTACGCTGCCCAGTGGTATTGTGAACAGCTTTGACCAGTATGGCAGCCCCTACTGGGAAAAAGCCTCCTATGCCAGGCTGAAGAACCTGACCATCGGGTATGATCTGACCAGGGTCCTGAAACCAAGCTGGGCCGTATCCGCCAGGATATTTGTAACAGGGGAGAACCTGGCCACCATCACCAATTACAATGGCTTTGATCCGGAAGTGGAGAACGACCGTGCCTCTTATCCCCAGCAACGCTCATTCTCCTTTGGGCTTGATGTTAAATTTTAATACCTGAACAATGCAAAAGATCTATAAAGGACTATTCACCTGCCTGGTGGCCGCCACGCTCAGCGGGTGCGAGAAGAACCTGGAGCCGAACCTCTACGGGGAGATCTTCCCGGAGAATTTCTACCAGACACCGGCCGACC from Candidatus Pseudobacter hemicellulosilyticus encodes the following:
- a CDS encoding TonB-dependent receptor, yielding MKKTTIVDRSYEAGIHAVMPLGEPLVSDCLRLPSQCLQPVQNKGHRSRSMGEKILMAMKITTLLMLTVCLHVTAETSSQTITLTSEQMPLVKVFAEIKKQTGYVVFYTKDLLRNTSPASLAVKDLDLRSFMDLVLKDQPLKYKIADKTIILLHKAPLLFPTLPEPTELAAPVPPPAPIKGQVTDEEGKPLSNISVLIKGTAHGTSTDENGNFSFPDVKPGQTLVFSSVEVETRELKVTSGQSTLNVTLKRAVSDLNQVIVVGYGTMKKSDVNAAITTVKPSDLVKVSSPDFSQMLMGRAAGVTVTQGTAQPGGSLNILVRGAPSTGAGNQPLYVIDGFPVVGDGVSPGSGNQWNAGGRSPLNDINPNDIASIEILKDAAATAIYGARGASGVILITTKRGGGGQAKVEYSMNMSTQEVIKKPSLLTASEFLNEREKYNHETYLINNKLGPYGDTDPGTVAPYTPLFTPDDITAAGAGTNWYNLMTQPGIVNQHNITVTQGTKTYKSLFSVNYFDQRGVVKTSGIQRLSLRYNFDQEIRRWWNYGASAMASLVTEKNATLGGGRDATAGIIESAMNYSPLVKPQKTIDGFWIEDPSQALLNHPLSYLDITDKTKSKRFMTSLYTNVHFLQDVLWVKLSGGIDARNGKRQNYFPQTTRYGSQVGGDANINSASREDYLGEAVLNFQKSFGRKHKLLSLAGYSYQQQNDEGVYVNAKRFTSDALYYYRIQAGEERPIVSSYRGRHVLASYFTRMQYSFDQKYLFTFSARVDGSDRFGANNKYAFFPSAAFAWRAIEEDFIRNIDWVSDLKLRVSAGQVGNENLPNSAAYALYSFQGQNYYFDGQENKGVTLSKLANPNLRWETTSEINVGMDFGFLRNRLSGSLDVFYKEVSDLLSYRTLPHYSIVSGVYSNVGRTQSKGVELTLRSINLEGPLHWSSALTFTAYRDRWMERDPKVILRPYESGTDPLSSVFTLVSDGLKQPGEETPHMPGLLPGQMKYRDLNGRDADGKLTGKPDGRIDEADVVYLGTRAPKFTVGLNNTLSFGNFDLSMFWYAVVGAYKLPETRMEHSVFGSYGIQLLRDNYNFLSEIKDRWSSANPNATLPSGIVNSFDQYGSPYWEKASYARLKNLTIGYDLTRVLKPSWAVSARIFVTGENLATITNYNGFDPEVENDRASYPQQRSFSFGLDVKF